In the Sarcophilus harrisii chromosome 3, mSarHar1.11, whole genome shotgun sequence genome, one interval contains:
- the VSIG2 gene encoding V-set and immunoglobulin domain-containing protein 2, with product MAWLPGSLVFWTMVTFIYLTAPGCPVEVKVPVEPLSKPAGGTAELTCSYSTSVGENFALKWSFIQPGNPLSSAETILYFTNKELYLTGPQAKRVTLLQNPPTGGVATLRLSDTRSSDTGTYVCQVNNPPDFYSNGLGLINLTVLVPPTKPTCGQSGQISVGGGAALSCSSSGGAPRPVYTWVRLGSVPTPAPGSMVQDEISGRLILTNLSLTSSGVYRCVAANQLGSAFCELTLEVADPSKGRVAGAVIGILLGLLFLVIGVFCLLKFQKQRSKKPTEIYGGNDLREDAKAPGVYDSLPRRGNSDVGLLERSPSASTVTTTKSKLPMIV from the exons CCCCAGGCTGCCCTGTGGAAGTGAAAGTGCCAGTTGAACCCCTGAGCAAACCTGCTGGTGGGACTGCAGAGCTGACCTGTAGTTATTCCACATCTGTGGGAGAAAACTTTGCGCTGAAATGGAGTTTTATCCAGCCTGGTAATCCCCTCTCTTCAGCTGAGACT ATCCTATATTTCACCAATAAGGAGCTATATCTGACGGGTCCCCAGGCAAAGAGGGTCACTCTGCTGCAGAATCCCCCTACAGGAGGGGTAGCCACACTTCGACTGTCAGACACTCGATCTTCAGATACTGGAACCTACGTCTGCCAGGTCAACAATCCGCCAGACTTTTACAGCAATGGTCTGGGGCTGATCAATCTCACAGTGCTGG TACCCCCGACAAAGCCCACATGTGGACAAAGTGGGCAGATTTCTGTAGGAGGGGGTGCTGCTTTGAGCTGCAGTTCTTCAGGGGGTGCCCCCCGACCTGTGTACACCTGGGTTCGGTTGGGTTCTGTTCCTACACCAGCTCCTGGCAGCATGGTACAAG aTGAGATCTCTGGTCGGCTCATCCTCACCAACCTTTCTCTCACTTCCTCCGGAGTCTATCGCTGTGTGGCTGCCAATCAGTTAGGCAGTGCTTTCTGTGAACTGACCCTTGAAGTGGCTG ACCCTTCCAAGGGCCGGGTTGCAGGGGCTGTGATAGGTATCCTCCTGGGTTTGCTGTTCTTGGTGATAGGTGTATTCTGCCTACTGAAGTTCCAGAAGCAGAGGAGTAAGAAGCCAACAGAGATATATGGGGGCAATGACCTTAG AGAGGATGCCAAGGCCCCAGGGGTTTATGACTCACTACCCCGGAGAGGCAATTCAGATGTTGGGCTACTGGAGAGGTCCCCTTCTGCCAGCACTGTGACCACCACCAAGTCCAAGCTCCCCATGATTGTGTGA
- the NRGN gene encoding neurogranin, translating into MDCCTESACSKPDDDILDIPLDDPGANAAAAKIQASFRGHMARKKIKSGERARKGPGPGGAGGSGGARGGAGGGPSGD; encoded by the exons ATGGATTGCTGCACG GAGAGCGCTTGTTCCAAGCCGGACGATGACATCTTGGACATCCCTTTGGACGATCCTGGCGCCAACGCGGCAGCTGCCAAAATCCAAGCGAGTTTCCGAGGCCACATGGCGCGGAAGAAGATCAAGAGTGGGGAGCGAGCACGGAAGGGCCCAGGCCCCGGAGGGGCGGGTGGCTCTGGAGGCGCCCGGGGAGGCGCGGGAGGCGGCCCCAGTGGAGACTAA